Proteins encoded together in one Struthio camelus isolate bStrCam1 chromosome 19, bStrCam1.hap1, whole genome shotgun sequence window:
- the TOB1 gene encoding protein Tob1 — translation MQLEIQVALNFIISYLYNKLPRRRVNIFGEELERLLKKKYEGHWYPEKPYKGSGFRCIHIGEKVDPVIEQASKESGLDIDDVRGNLPQDLSVWIDPFEVSYQIGEKGPVKVLYVDDNENGCELDKEIKNSFNPEAQVFMPISDPASSVSSSPSPPFGHSAAVSPTFMPRSTQPLTFTTATFAATKFGSTKMKNSGRSNKVARTSPTNLGLNVNDLLKQKALSSSMHSLYGLGLGSQQQQQQQQQQQQKTSALSPNAKEFIFPNMQGQGSTSSIFPGDSPLNLSPLQYSNAFDMFAAYGGLNEKSFVDGLNFSLNNMQYSNQQFQPVMAN, via the coding sequence ATGCAGCTTGAAATCCAAGTAGCActcaattttattatttcatatttgtacAATAAGCTTCCCAGACGACGTGTCAACATTTTTGGTGAAGAGCTTGAAAGACTTCTTAAGAAGAAGTATGAAGGGCACTGGTATCCAGAAAAGCCATACAAAGGATCAGGGTTTAGATGTATACATATAGGGGAGAAAGTGGACCCAGTCATAGAACAAGCATCCAAAGAGAGTGGTTTGGACATTGATGATGTTCGTGGCAACTTGCCTCAGGATCTTAGTGTTTGGATTGACCCATTTGAGGTTTCATACCAAATCGGTGAAAAGGGACCAGTGAAAGTGCTTTATGTGGATGATAATGAAAATGGATGTGAGTTGGATAAGGAAATCAAGAACAGCTTTAACCCAGAGGCCCAGGTGTTCATGCCAATTAGTGACCCAGCATCTTCAGTATCTagttctccttctcctccctttggTCACTCTGCTGCTGTGAGCCCAACTTTCATGCCCCGCTCCACTCAGCCTTTAACCTTCACCACTGCCACATTTGCTGCCACCAAGTTTGGCTCGACCAAAATGAAGAATAGCGGCCGTAGCAACAAGGTCGCCCGCACTTCTCCCACCAACCTTGGCTTGAATGTCAATGACCTGTTGAAGCAGAAAGCCCTTTCCTCCTCCATGCACTCTCTCTACGGGCTTGGCCTaggcagtcagcagcagcagcagcagcagcagcaacaacagcagaagaCTTCTGCCCTTTCTCCTAATGCAAAGGAGTTCATTTTCCCTAACATGCAGGGTCAAGGTAGTACCAGTAGCATATTTCCTGGTGACAGCCCCCTTAACCTCAGTCCTCTCCAGTACAGTAATGCCTTTGATATGTTTGCAGCCTATGGAGGTCTAAATGAGAAGTCTTTTGTGGATGG